In Xiphias gladius isolate SHS-SW01 ecotype Sanya breed wild chromosome 5, ASM1685928v1, whole genome shotgun sequence, the following are encoded in one genomic region:
- the tubb6 gene encoding tubulin beta chain isoform X3, which yields MSTASTPQETMWVTQLFSWTGSTSTTMRLPHINTSPGQCWLTSNQEPWTAFAQEPSDNSSDRTTSSSGFQLTHSLGGGTGSGMGTLLISKIREEYPDRIMNTFSVMPSPKVSDTVVEPYNATLSVHQLVENTDETYCIDNEALYDICFRTLKLTTPTYGDLNHLVSATMSGVTTSLRFPGQLNADLRKLAVNMVPFPRLHFFMPGFAPLTARGSQQYRALTVPELTQQMFDARNMMAACDPRHGRYLTVATVFRGPMSMKEVDEQMLNVQNKNSSYFVEWIPNNVKVAVCDIAPRGLKMAATFIGNSTAIQELFKRISEQFSAMFRRKAFLHWFTGEGMDEMEFTEAESNMNDLVSEYQQYQEATANDGEENFEDEEDEINESWDAEQKFDEPIREQEDNLSPIS from the exons ATGAGCACGGCATCGACCCCGCAGGAAACTATGTGGGTGACTCAGCTCTTCAGCTGGACAGGGTCAACGTCTACTACAATGAGGCTTCCT CACATAAATACGTCCCCAGGGCAGTGCTGGTTGACCTCGAACCAGGAACCATGGACAGCGTTCGCTCAGGAGCCTTCGGACAACTCTTCAGACCGGACAACTTCATCTTCG GGTTTCCAGCTGACCCACTCGCTGGGGGGCGGCACCGGCTCAGGCATGGGCACCCTGCTGATCAGCAAGATCCGGGAGGAGTACCCCGACCGCATCATGAACACCTTCAGCGTCATGCCCTCGCCTAAG GTGTCGGACACCGTCGTGGAGCCCTACAACGCCACCCTGTCGGTCCACCAGCTGGTCGAAAACACAGACGAGACCTACTGCATCGACAACGAGGCCCTGTACGACATCTGCTTCCGCACGCTTAAACTCACGACGCCAACCTACGGCGACCTCAACCACCTGGTGTCGGCCACCATGAGCGGCGTGACGACCTCGCTCCGTTTCCCCGGACAGCTCAACGCAGATCTCCGCAAGCTGGCCGTCAACATGGTGCCTTTCCCCAGACTCCACTTCTTCATGCCAGGGTTCGCTCCTCTGACGGCGAGGGGAAGCCAGCAGTATCGAGCCCTCACCGTTCCTGAGCTAACCCAGCAGATGTTCGACGCCAGGAACATGATGGCGGCCTGCGACCCTCGCCACGGTCGCTACCTGACCGTCGCCACCGTCTTCCGCGGGCCCATGTCCATGAAGGAGGTGGACGAGCAGATGCTGAACGTCCAGAACAAGAATAGCAGCTACTTCGTGGAGTGGATCCCCAACAACGTCAAGGTGGCCGTCTGCGACATCGCTCCCCGGGGGCTCAAGATGGCCGCCACCTTCATCGGCAACAGCACGGCCATCCAGGAGCTGTTCAAGAGGATCTCCGAGCAGTTTTCGGCCATGTTCCGCCGAAAGGCCTTCCTGCACTGGTTCACGGGCGAGGGCATGGACGAGATGGAGTTCACGGAGGCGGAGAGCAACATGAACGACCTGGTGTCTGAGTACCAGCAGTACCAGGAGGCCACCGCCAACGACGGCGAGGAGAACTTtgaggacgaggaggacgagATCAACGA GAGCTGGGATGCGGAGCAGAAGTTTGatgagccaatcagagagcaggaAGACAACCTTAGCCCAATCAGCTAA
- the tubb6 gene encoding tubulin beta-5 chain isoform X2, whose product MREIVHIQAGQCGNQIGTKFWEVISDEHGIDPAGNYVGDSALQLDRVNVYYNEASSHKYVPRAVLVDLEPGTMDSVRSGAFGQLFRPDNFIFGQTGAGNNWAKGHYTEGAELVDSVLDVVRKECEHCDCLQGFQLTHSLGGGTGSGMGTLLISKIREEYPDRIMNTFSVMPSPKVSDTVVEPYNATLSVHQLVENTDETYCIDNEALYDICFRTLKLTTPTYGDLNHLVSATMSGVTTSLRFPGQLNADLRKLAVNMVPFPRLHFFMPGFAPLTARGSQQYRALTVPELTQQMFDARNMMAACDPRHGRYLTVATVFRGPMSMKEVDEQMLNVQNKNSSYFVEWIPNNVKVAVCDIAPRGLKMAATFIGNSTAIQELFKRISEQFSAMFRRKAFLHWFTGEGMDEMEFTEAESNMNDLVSEYQQYQEATANDGEENFEDEEDEINESWDAEQKFDEPIREQEDNLSPIS is encoded by the exons atgagagaaatAGTTCACATCCAGGCCGGACAGTGCGGGAACCAGATCGGGACCAAG TTCTGGGAAGTGATCAGCGATGAGCACGGCATCGACCCCGCAGGAAACTATGTGGGTGACTCAGCTCTTCAGCTGGACAGGGTCAACGTCTACTACAATGAGGCTTCCT CACATAAATACGTCCCCAGGGCAGTGCTGGTTGACCTCGAACCAGGAACCATGGACAGCGTTCGCTCAGGAGCCTTCGGACAACTCTTCAGACCGGACAACTTCATCTTCG GTCAGACAGGTGCGGGGAACAACTGGGCCAAAGGTCACTACACGGAGGGGGCGGAGCTCGTGGACTCAGTCCTGGACGTAGTGAGGAAGGAGTGTGAGCACTGCGACTGTCTCCAG GGTTTCCAGCTGACCCACTCGCTGGGGGGCGGCACCGGCTCAGGCATGGGCACCCTGCTGATCAGCAAGATCCGGGAGGAGTACCCCGACCGCATCATGAACACCTTCAGCGTCATGCCCTCGCCTAAG GTGTCGGACACCGTCGTGGAGCCCTACAACGCCACCCTGTCGGTCCACCAGCTGGTCGAAAACACAGACGAGACCTACTGCATCGACAACGAGGCCCTGTACGACATCTGCTTCCGCACGCTTAAACTCACGACGCCAACCTACGGCGACCTCAACCACCTGGTGTCGGCCACCATGAGCGGCGTGACGACCTCGCTCCGTTTCCCCGGACAGCTCAACGCAGATCTCCGCAAGCTGGCCGTCAACATGGTGCCTTTCCCCAGACTCCACTTCTTCATGCCAGGGTTCGCTCCTCTGACGGCGAGGGGAAGCCAGCAGTATCGAGCCCTCACCGTTCCTGAGCTAACCCAGCAGATGTTCGACGCCAGGAACATGATGGCGGCCTGCGACCCTCGCCACGGTCGCTACCTGACCGTCGCCACCGTCTTCCGCGGGCCCATGTCCATGAAGGAGGTGGACGAGCAGATGCTGAACGTCCAGAACAAGAATAGCAGCTACTTCGTGGAGTGGATCCCCAACAACGTCAAGGTGGCCGTCTGCGACATCGCTCCCCGGGGGCTCAAGATGGCCGCCACCTTCATCGGCAACAGCACGGCCATCCAGGAGCTGTTCAAGAGGATCTCCGAGCAGTTTTCGGCCATGTTCCGCCGAAAGGCCTTCCTGCACTGGTTCACGGGCGAGGGCATGGACGAGATGGAGTTCACGGAGGCGGAGAGCAACATGAACGACCTGGTGTCTGAGTACCAGCAGTACCAGGAGGCCACCGCCAACGACGGCGAGGAGAACTTtgaggacgaggaggacgagATCAACGA GAGCTGGGATGCGGAGCAGAAGTTTGatgagccaatcagagagcaggaAGACAACCTTAGCCCAATCAGCTAA
- the tubb6 gene encoding tubulin beta chain isoform X1, which translates to MAPLSIQSGVKYARALVPETLVRSVSTVQTTICRRVLPSAQPRCFTVCTRSRRRRRGLVASSLDELLEQAAGVFVLSCHFLTLVLEEDGTVVDSEEFLRSLPVNTPLMVLEKGETWTQDKFWEVISDEHGIDPAGNYVGDSALQLDRVNVYYNEASSHKYVPRAVLVDLEPGTMDSVRSGAFGQLFRPDNFIFGQTGAGNNWAKGHYTEGAELVDSVLDVVRKECEHCDCLQGFQLTHSLGGGTGSGMGTLLISKIREEYPDRIMNTFSVMPSPKVSDTVVEPYNATLSVHQLVENTDETYCIDNEALYDICFRTLKLTTPTYGDLNHLVSATMSGVTTSLRFPGQLNADLRKLAVNMVPFPRLHFFMPGFAPLTARGSQQYRALTVPELTQQMFDARNMMAACDPRHGRYLTVATVFRGPMSMKEVDEQMLNVQNKNSSYFVEWIPNNVKVAVCDIAPRGLKMAATFIGNSTAIQELFKRISEQFSAMFRRKAFLHWFTGEGMDEMEFTEAESNMNDLVSEYQQYQEATANDGEENFEDEEDEINESWDAEQKFDEPIREQEDNLSPIS; encoded by the exons ATGGCGCCGCTGTCCATCCAGTCCGGGGTGAAATACGCCAGAGCTCTGGTGCCGGAGACCCTGGTGAG GTCGGTGTCCACAGTCCAGACCACCATCTGTCGGCGCGTCCTGCCCTCGGCTCAGCCTCGCTGTTTCACGGTCTGCACCCGGAGCCGGAGGCGGCGGCGGGGCTTGGTGGCCTCCTCCCTGGACGAGCTGCTGGAGCAG GCTGCGGGGGTGTTTGTGTTGTCCTGCCACTTTCTAACTCTGGTCCTGGAGGAGGACGGGACCGTGGTGGACTCGGAGGAGTTCCTCCGGTCTCTGCCCGTCAACACGCCGCTGATGGTGCTGGAGAAGGGAGAGACGTGGACGCAGGACAAG TTCTGGGAAGTGATCAGCGATGAGCACGGCATCGACCCCGCAGGAAACTATGTGGGTGACTCAGCTCTTCAGCTGGACAGGGTCAACGTCTACTACAATGAGGCTTCCT CACATAAATACGTCCCCAGGGCAGTGCTGGTTGACCTCGAACCAGGAACCATGGACAGCGTTCGCTCAGGAGCCTTCGGACAACTCTTCAGACCGGACAACTTCATCTTCG GTCAGACAGGTGCGGGGAACAACTGGGCCAAAGGTCACTACACGGAGGGGGCGGAGCTCGTGGACTCAGTCCTGGACGTAGTGAGGAAGGAGTGTGAGCACTGCGACTGTCTCCAG GGTTTCCAGCTGACCCACTCGCTGGGGGGCGGCACCGGCTCAGGCATGGGCACCCTGCTGATCAGCAAGATCCGGGAGGAGTACCCCGACCGCATCATGAACACCTTCAGCGTCATGCCCTCGCCTAAG GTGTCGGACACCGTCGTGGAGCCCTACAACGCCACCCTGTCGGTCCACCAGCTGGTCGAAAACACAGACGAGACCTACTGCATCGACAACGAGGCCCTGTACGACATCTGCTTCCGCACGCTTAAACTCACGACGCCAACCTACGGCGACCTCAACCACCTGGTGTCGGCCACCATGAGCGGCGTGACGACCTCGCTCCGTTTCCCCGGACAGCTCAACGCAGATCTCCGCAAGCTGGCCGTCAACATGGTGCCTTTCCCCAGACTCCACTTCTTCATGCCAGGGTTCGCTCCTCTGACGGCGAGGGGAAGCCAGCAGTATCGAGCCCTCACCGTTCCTGAGCTAACCCAGCAGATGTTCGACGCCAGGAACATGATGGCGGCCTGCGACCCTCGCCACGGTCGCTACCTGACCGTCGCCACCGTCTTCCGCGGGCCCATGTCCATGAAGGAGGTGGACGAGCAGATGCTGAACGTCCAGAACAAGAATAGCAGCTACTTCGTGGAGTGGATCCCCAACAACGTCAAGGTGGCCGTCTGCGACATCGCTCCCCGGGGGCTCAAGATGGCCGCCACCTTCATCGGCAACAGCACGGCCATCCAGGAGCTGTTCAAGAGGATCTCCGAGCAGTTTTCGGCCATGTTCCGCCGAAAGGCCTTCCTGCACTGGTTCACGGGCGAGGGCATGGACGAGATGGAGTTCACGGAGGCGGAGAGCAACATGAACGACCTGGTGTCTGAGTACCAGCAGTACCAGGAGGCCACCGCCAACGACGGCGAGGAGAACTTtgaggacgaggaggacgagATCAACGA GAGCTGGGATGCGGAGCAGAAGTTTGatgagccaatcagagagcaggaAGACAACCTTAGCCCAATCAGCTAA